A single window of Malus sylvestris chromosome 5, drMalSylv7.2, whole genome shotgun sequence DNA harbors:
- the LOC126622419 gene encoding transcription factor RADIALIS has translation MASSSMSSRGSGSSWTAKQNKAFEKALAVYDKDTADRWYNVAKAVGGKTPEEVKRHYEVLVEDVKHIESGQVPFPDYRTTGGNSHGHHMSDEEKRMRNLKLH, from the exons ATGGCATCAAGCTCAATGTCCTCAAGAGGCTCTGGCTCCTCCTGGACtgccaagcaaaacaaagcCTTTGAAAAGGCTCTGGCTGTCTACGACAAGGACACTGCTGACCGCTGGTACAATGTGGCCAAAGCGGTCGGCGGCAAAACACCGGAGGAAGTCAAGAGGCACTATGAGGTTCTTGTGGAAGATGTCAAGCATATTGAGTCAGGCCAGGTGCCCTTCCCAGATTACAGGACTACTGGTGGGAACAGCCATGGCCACCACATGAGTGATGAGGAAAAGAG GATGAGAAACCTCAAGCTTCACTGA